The Coffea eugenioides isolate CCC68of chromosome 8, Ceug_1.0, whole genome shotgun sequence genome has a segment encoding these proteins:
- the LOC113780507 gene encoding uncharacterized protein LOC113780507 — protein MDNSWNTWGSSSNNADDDDDDWQLIQWAMVILFNPVAERLAGYILPLSCRNSMLSGRAYVHEVINGHPARVLENCRITVDNFMRLCDILVSGGYVPQNPQKRVLIEEVVCMTLVMLSHNHRMRCLAERFQHSPETICRNIHEVLRGLCELGKILIRPRGQNEVHPKIYTDRRFAQWFTNAVGTLDGTHVPAHPPLGQQAAYTNRHGQATQNVLAICDFDMRFSYIYAGWEGSAHDARVLDGALTGPTHFPMPPPGKYYLVDSAYRNVPRFLVPYRGTPRQPAQGRRGCSSPKQLFNTRHSSLRNVIERCFGVLKRRFTILRGPVPNFYMSTQINVVIACCTLHNFIRDELPDDDIFNDHEQEMDIEGEGGVPPMPEIQPLSASQEEVNEWHEMRDALANGMWNAYRSARRG, from the exons ATGGATAACAGTTGGAATACTTGGGGATCGTCTTCGAATAATGCTGATGATGATGACGACGACTGGCAACTCATCCAATGGGCGATGGTTATTCTATTCAACCCTGTGGCTGAACGTCTAGCAGGATATATATTGCCTCTATCATGCAGAAATAGCATGCTATCTGGCCGCGCGTATGTGCACGAAGTGATTAATGGTCATCCTGCAAGAGTACTTGAGAACTGTAGAATAACGGTGGATAACTTCATGCGCTTATGTGACATTCTTGTGAGTGGAGGATATGTACCGCAAAATCCCCAGAAAAGAGTCCTCATAGAGGAAGTAGTGTGCATGACATTAGTTATGTTAAGCCACAATCATCGAATGCGGTGCCTGGCTGAACGATTCCAACATTCCCCGGAGACCATCTGCCGGAACATTCATGAGGTGTTACGGGGGCTTTGTGAGTTGGGAAAAATTCTCATTCGTCCAAGAGGACAGAACGAAGTGCATCCTAAGATTTACACTGATCGGAGATTTGCCCAGTGGTTTACG AATGCTGTAGGTACATTAGATGGTACACATGTTCCAGCACATCCGCCACTTGGACAGCAAGCGGCGTACACGAATAGGCATGGACAAGCAACTCAAAATGTACTAGCCATTTGTGATTTTGATATGCGCTTTTCATATATTTATGCTGGTTGGGAAGGAAGCGCCCATGATGCACGTGTCTTGGACGGAGCACTAACAGGACCTACACATTTTCCGATGCCCCCTCCAG GAAAATACTACCTTGTGGACTCGGCATATAGAAATGTTCCTAGATTTCTTGTACCTTATCGTGGAACACCTCGACAACCTGCACAGGGTCGGCGTGGGTGTTCCTCCCCGAAGCAACTTTTCAATACTCGTCACTCATCACTTAGAAATGTAATTGAGAGATGCTTTGGGGTGCTTAAAAGGAGATTCACCATCCTACGCGGTCCTGTACCTAATTTTTATATGAGTACACAAATAAATGTGGTGATAGCTTGCTGCACTCTACACAATTTCATACGGGACGAATTACCAGATGATGACATATTCAATGATCATGAGCAAGAGATGGATATCGAAGGAGAAGGTGGGGTCCCGCCAATGCCAGAAATTCAACCCCTAAGTGCCTCGCAAGAAGAGGTCAATGAATGGCATGAAATGAGAGATGCATTGGCAAACGGAATGTGGAATGCGTATCGGAGTGCGAGGCGAGGGTGA